Genomic segment of Mycolicibacterium psychrotolerans:
GCATCATCGGCCATCCCGGGCTGGGCACCGAGGCCGACTGGGACGTCATCCTCGACGTGAACCTGCGCGCTCACATCCGGGCGGCGAAATTGGTTGTCCCGCATTGGCAGTCGCGGGGATCGGGATACTTCGTGTCAGTGGCGTCGGCGGCGGGGCTGCTCACGCAACTCGGTGCTGCCGGCTACGCCGTCAGCAAGCATGCGGCGGTGGGGTTCGCCGAGTGGCTGGCCATCACCTACGGCGACGACGGTATCGGCGTCAGCTGCGTCTGCCCGCTCGGCGTGGAAACCCCCTTGCTGCAGGCGGTTCGGAGCACCGAGGATCCCGACGCCCGGCTCGGTGCGTCGTCGATCGAGCAGTCGGCCTCGGTGATCAGCGCCGACGATGTCGCGACGGCGACGATCGAGGCGATGCTCGCCGGCCGGTTCATGGTGCTTCCCCACGCCGAACTACTCGAGATGTACAGGCACAAGGGCGGCGACTACGACCGCTGGATCGCCGGGATGCGGCGGTATCAGCGCGCACTGCGCGCGCTCTGAGCGGCCGCGAGCGCGCGCTCAGGCACGCACTGCGCGGCGCGTCGGCGTACAAACACGCACGCTCGCGGGAGGAAGGCCTGTCACTCTCCGGCGAACTCGCAGAACGCCGTGTACGCCCGCGCGCCGTAGATCGTCGCCGGGCCGCCGTGCATCATGATCGTCACGCCGATGGCCTCGGCGGCCTCCTCTCTGGTGGCACCGGCGCGCGCCGCCGACTGGGCGTGCGAGGCGATACACCCGTCGCAACCGTGCACGACCCCGATCGTCATCGCCATCAGCTCCTTGGTCTTCCGGCTCAACGCGCCGTCGACAAGCGCCGCCTCACTGATCTCGGCGAATCCCTTGTAGACGTCGGGAATCATCTGCCGCAGCGCGCGATGCTGCGGTCGCAGATCAGCCAGTACCTCGTGGTGGGAGTGGTCGTCCATGCGGCGAGTCTGAGGT
This window contains:
- a CDS encoding SDR family NAD(P)-dependent oxidoreductase yields the protein MELDGKVAIVTGGGSGIGAAIAGGLAQRGVRVVVGDLDEQNAHATAESIRSAGGQAEALRADAADVVDIEGMITLASREFDPVDIYVANAGIIGHPGLGTEADWDVILDVNLRAHIRAAKLVVPHWQSRGSGYFVSVASAAGLLTQLGAAGYAVSKHAAVGFAEWLAITYGDDGIGVSCVCPLGVETPLLQAVRSTEDPDARLGASSIEQSASVISADDVATATIEAMLAGRFMVLPHAELLEMYRHKGGDYDRWIAGMRRYQRALRAL
- a CDS encoding carboxymuconolactone decarboxylase family protein, with product MDDHSHHEVLADLRPQHRALRQMIPDVYKGFAEISEAALVDGALSRKTKELMAMTIGVVHGCDGCIASHAQSAARAGATREEAAEAIGVTIMMHGGPATIYGARAYTAFCEFAGE